A window of Mucilaginibacter sp. PAMC 26640 contains these coding sequences:
- a CDS encoding peptidylprolyl isomerase: MGIMGYLRDRMGRILAIVIGFALVAFVAGEVLKSGSSFFKDNASEVGEVNGNAISYADFSQRLDQTTAQFKQQSGQSITPQITNYLQETTWNQFLRDRLLTKEVEKLGIVVGEAESQSMISGANPDPQIMRQFSNQQTGQFDRARLNQFLTYLQTSKDTAQSNAWGTFVKELIKAKKEQKYTTLIANGLYVNSLDAQDDYQAKNKLANFKYTVLDYASIPDSKVTLTDDDYSTYYNEHKSEFKNKEELRSFDYVSFNAAPSAADSAAIKTQVDKLAVDFKASTNDSLFVQVNSETKSPITYLHKGQLEPKLDSVMFNAEKGFVFGPYLSNGSYKLAKLVDAKVGPDSVKARHILIDPATAGGIDKARAKADSLKKLIEGGKSFADLAQTFSIDKASGAKGGDLGTFARGAMVPAFDDAVFEGKKGDVKIITTQFGVHLIEIQDQKGTSKVVKVAMVDKPLDASQTTQTSVYSKAQAFLTSLNKDNFDAEAKKAGLTVKKAEDVNGTAAAVQGLDNARTVVKWAFKAEKGDFSEEVYPVGNQYVIARLQEIKPIGFLSLDAVKKQIEPAVKVVVKGKQLTEKFQAALNGASSIDQVAAKAGSKVVPVQNIVFANPVIPGANAEYKVIGTVFGSQPNKISKPIAGVQGVYVFSLDSFVNPAALTNSVREKQTLGQALAQRAEGQVLDALKDKANVKDNRAKFL; the protein is encoded by the coding sequence ATGGGCATAATGGGTTATTTGCGGGACCGGATGGGAAGAATTCTCGCAATTGTTATTGGTTTTGCGCTGGTTGCCTTCGTGGCGGGCGAAGTTTTAAAGTCGGGTAGTTCTTTTTTTAAGGACAACGCAAGCGAAGTTGGCGAAGTGAATGGCAATGCCATTAGCTATGCTGATTTTAGCCAAAGGTTAGATCAAACTACGGCGCAGTTCAAACAGCAGTCGGGCCAGAGCATAACGCCTCAAATAACTAACTATCTGCAGGAAACAACCTGGAACCAGTTTTTGAGAGACAGGCTTTTAACTAAAGAAGTTGAAAAACTCGGGATAGTTGTGGGCGAAGCAGAAAGCCAGTCGATGATTAGCGGTGCTAACCCTGATCCGCAGATCATGCGCCAGTTTAGCAACCAGCAAACCGGCCAGTTTGATAGGGCGAGGCTGAACCAGTTTTTAACTTATTTGCAAACCAGCAAAGATACGGCGCAGTCAAACGCGTGGGGTACCTTTGTAAAGGAATTGATAAAAGCTAAAAAAGAGCAAAAATATACTACGTTAATCGCTAATGGCCTGTATGTGAACTCGCTTGATGCGCAGGATGATTATCAGGCAAAAAACAAGCTGGCCAACTTTAAGTATACCGTGCTTGATTATGCATCTATCCCTGATAGTAAGGTTACTTTAACGGACGATGATTACAGCACCTACTATAACGAGCACAAAAGCGAGTTTAAAAATAAAGAGGAGTTACGCAGCTTTGATTATGTAAGTTTTAACGCTGCACCATCTGCCGCAGATTCAGCCGCTATAAAAACGCAGGTTGATAAACTGGCTGTCGACTTTAAAGCTTCTACAAACGATTCATTGTTTGTACAGGTGAATTCAGAAACCAAATCGCCAATTACCTACCTGCACAAAGGTCAGTTAGAGCCTAAGCTTGATTCGGTAATGTTCAATGCAGAAAAAGGTTTTGTATTTGGTCCATACTTGTCAAACGGAAGCTATAAATTAGCTAAACTGGTAGATGCTAAGGTAGGCCCTGATTCGGTTAAAGCACGCCACATTTTAATTGACCCTGCAACAGCAGGCGGAATCGATAAGGCACGTGCTAAGGCAGATTCATTAAAGAAGCTGATTGAAGGTGGAAAATCATTTGCAGACCTAGCACAAACTTTTTCAATAGATAAGGCTTCAGGCGCAAAAGGCGGAGACTTGGGCACATTTGCACGTGGTGCTATGGTGCCTGCTTTTGACGATGCAGTTTTTGAAGGCAAGAAAGGTGATGTAAAAATTATCACAACTCAATTCGGTGTACACCTGATAGAGATCCAGGATCAAAAAGGCACTTCTAAAGTGGTTAAGGTTGCGATGGTTGATAAGCCTTTAGATGCAAGCCAGACTACTCAAACCTCAGTTTACAGTAAAGCACAAGCTTTCCTTACCTCTTTAAATAAAGATAACTTTGATGCCGAAGCAAAAAAAGCAGGTTTAACTGTTAAAAAAGCAGAGGATGTAAATGGAACAGCAGCAGCGGTTCAAGGTCTAGACAATGCACGCACTGTGGTTAAATGGGCTTTCAAAGCCGAGAAAGGTGATTTCTCTGAAGAAGTTTATCCGGTAGGAAATCAATATGTTATAGCCCGCCTTCAGGAAATTAAACCGATTGGTTTCTTAAGCTTGGATGCGGTTAAAAAGCAAATTGAGCCGGCTGTGAAAGTTGTTGTAAAAGGCAAACAGTTGACCGAGAAATTCCAGGCTGCATTGAATGGTGCATCTTCAATTGACCAGGTTGCTGCAAAAGCAGGCAGCAAGGTAGTGCCGGTTCAGAACATTGTTTTTGCTAACCCTGTTATACCAGGCGCCAATGCGGAGTATAAAGTTATAGGTACTGTTTTTGGTTCGCAGCCAAATAAAATATCTAAGCCTATTGCAGGTGTACAAGGCGTTTATGTTTTCTCATTAGATAGCTTTGTAAATCCTGCGGCGCTTACAAATTCTGTTAGAGAGAAACAAACCCTTGGCCAGGCATTGGCTCAGCGTGCGGAAGGCCAGGTGCTTGATGCGCTGAAAGAT
- a CDS encoding phosphoribosylformylglycinamidine synthase I → MKFGVVIFPGSNCDEDIIHVLQNVMGQQVVRLWHKDHDLQGAEFIVLPGGFSFGDYLRSGAIARFSPIMQEVIQFAAKGGKVLGICNGFQILAEAGLVPGALLHNKNRKFICRNIYLKPQTANSLVTRQLDPERALKIPIAHGEGNYFADADVIKALNDNDQVLFRYCDEAGNITDDSNPNGSVENIAGVCNAERNVFGFMPHPERASESLVGNEDGLTIFESILALAKA, encoded by the coding sequence ATGAAATTTGGCGTAGTAATATTTCCCGGCTCCAATTGTGATGAAGATATCATCCACGTTCTGCAAAATGTAATGGGCCAGCAAGTGGTTAGGTTGTGGCATAAAGACCACGACCTGCAGGGTGCAGAGTTCATTGTTTTGCCGGGCGGTTTTTCTTTTGGCGATTATTTGCGCTCTGGCGCGATAGCCCGTTTTTCACCAATCATGCAGGAAGTTATCCAGTTTGCCGCTAAAGGTGGCAAGGTGCTGGGCATCTGCAACGGTTTCCAGATCCTGGCAGAAGCAGGCTTGGTACCGGGCGCTTTGCTGCATAACAAAAACCGCAAATTTATTTGCCGCAACATTTACCTCAAACCACAAACGGCCAATTCATTGGTTACCCGTCAGCTGGATCCGGAGCGCGCGTTAAAGATCCCGATTGCACATGGCGAAGGCAACTATTTTGCTGATGCCGATGTAATTAAAGCGCTTAATGATAACGACCAGGTGTTATTCCGTTATTGCGACGAGGCAGGTAATATCACCGACGACAGCAACCCTAATGGTTCGGTAGAGAATATTGCCGGTGTTTGTAACGCGGAACGTAACGTGTTTGGATTTATGCCACATCCCGAAAGAGCGTCAGAATCATTGGTTGGCAATGAAGATGGCCTTACAATATTCGAATCGATATTAGCGCTGGCGAAAGCTTAA
- a CDS encoding beta-carotene 15,15'-monooxygenase, with amino-acid sequence MVNIFKVYNPLNVLWLAILLFALRIGYLVQVPDKLEFVFVEPFARLLVPVAYEYAFSPVLNMFLAGVLVLGQAVLLNYLVNHHNLLGKPSFLPALMYVTLTALFAPFMVLSAPLICNFLLIWMLFKLLSFYKSEDAKSIAYDLGMIVALGSLIYFPFIYLFLAIWVALIIFKPFNWREWISGVLGYLTVFFFLAVFYYLNGRFAGFYEIWAPLGSKFPNRIHIEYLDYLVLIPVIVIIALYFVKLQQNFYKSYVHVRKSFQLLFIMFLIAGLSFYVRAEFNLNHFLLCAVPAAVFFSYYFINATTKWFYESLYLLLLISIIYFQFNTF; translated from the coding sequence ATGGTAAATATTTTTAAGGTGTATAATCCGCTCAATGTTTTATGGCTTGCCATTTTGTTGTTTGCGCTGCGCATAGGTTACCTGGTACAGGTGCCGGATAAACTGGAATTTGTTTTTGTTGAGCCATTTGCCCGCCTGCTGGTACCTGTGGCTTATGAGTACGCATTTTCGCCTGTTTTAAATATGTTTTTAGCCGGTGTGCTGGTGTTGGGGCAGGCGGTTTTGCTTAATTACCTGGTAAACCATCATAATCTGTTGGGCAAACCCAGTTTTTTGCCTGCGCTGATGTATGTTACACTTACGGCCCTTTTTGCCCCGTTCATGGTGTTGAGCGCACCGCTCATCTGCAATTTCCTGCTCATTTGGATGCTGTTTAAACTGCTGAGCTTTTATAAAAGCGAGGATGCCAAGTCTATCGCCTATGACCTGGGGATGATCGTAGCCTTGGGATCACTTATTTACTTCCCTTTCATTTATTTGTTCCTGGCTATCTGGGTGGCGCTTATCATATTTAAGCCATTCAACTGGCGCGAGTGGATCTCCGGCGTGTTGGGCTACCTTACTGTATTCTTCTTTTTAGCGGTGTTCTATTATCTGAACGGCCGGTTTGCGGGCTTTTATGAGATCTGGGCGCCGTTGGGCAGCAAGTTTCCAAACCGCATCCATATCGAATACCTGGATTACCTGGTTTTGATTCCTGTCATCGTTATCATCGCCCTATATTTTGTAAAACTGCAGCAGAATTTCTATAAAAGTTATGTGCACGTGCGTAAATCGTTCCAGCTATTATTCATTATGTTTTTAATTGCGGGATTGTCGTTTTATGTACGTGCAGAGTTCAATTTAAATCATTTTTTATTGTGTGCAGTACCCGCAGCGGTGTTTTTCTCTTATTATTTCATCAATGCCACTACCAAATGGTTTTATGAAAGCCTGTATTTATTACTGCTGATCAGTATAATATATTTCCAGTTTAACACTTTTTAA
- a CDS encoding glycosyl transferase has protein sequence MKILFGIQGTGNGHISRAREIVPLLQQYGEVDIVVSGTEAEVSLSQPLAHKFHGFSFVFGKKGGVDNWATFKIMNLPQLWKDMHSLPLKQYDLIINDFEPVSAWACRLQGVPSVSLSHQCSFVSPKTPRPNKWNWAEWLFKYYSPTTHHIGFHFERYDDFIHTPVIRSDIRRMETSNLGHYSVYLPAYSDKTLVKYLGQAKDAEWQIFSKRTKTGYREGNVLVSPINNEGFNASLASCTGLLTGGGFEGPAEALFLGKKVMMIPMRGQYEQQCNALAASRLGVKVVSTINDDFPTHINSWLSDPKRIEVNFPDETAKIVDDMVRKYAR, from the coding sequence ATGAAAATATTGTTCGGGATCCAGGGTACAGGGAATGGCCATATTAGCCGTGCCCGTGAAATTGTGCCCCTGCTGCAGCAATATGGCGAAGTGGATATTGTAGTAAGCGGTACCGAGGCTGAAGTAAGCCTGAGTCAGCCGCTTGCGCATAAATTCCACGGCTTTAGCTTTGTCTTCGGTAAAAAAGGAGGAGTTGACAACTGGGCCACCTTTAAGATCATGAACCTGCCGCAACTGTGGAAGGATATGCATAGTTTACCCCTGAAACAATACGATCTGATCATTAACGATTTTGAACCTGTGAGTGCCTGGGCGTGCCGTCTGCAGGGTGTACCGTCGGTATCGTTAAGTCACCAGTGCTCGTTTGTTTCCCCGAAAACGCCCCGCCCCAATAAATGGAACTGGGCCGAGTGGCTTTTTAAATATTATTCGCCAACCACACATCATATCGGATTTCATTTTGAGCGCTACGATGATTTTATCCATACTCCTGTGATCCGCAGCGACATCCGACGGATGGAAACCTCTAATTTGGGCCACTACAGTGTCTACCTTCCGGCTTACAGCGACAAAACATTGGTAAAATACCTGGGCCAGGCAAAAGATGCCGAATGGCAGATCTTTAGTAAGCGAACCAAAACCGGTTATCGCGAAGGCAATGTGCTGGTTTCGCCCATTAATAACGAAGGTTTTAATGCCAGCCTGGCAAGTTGTACGGGCCTGCTTACCGGCGGCGGTTTTGAAGGACCCGCTGAAGCTTTATTCCTTGGCAAAAAGGTGATGATGATCCCCATGCGGGGACAATACGAACAGCAATGTAATGCGCTGGCCGCTTCGCGGCTGGGGGTAAAAGTGGTGAGCACCATTAATGATGATTTCCCCACCCACATTAACAGCTGGCTGTCCGACCCAAAACGCATCGAAGTGAACTTCCCCGATGAAACCGCAAAAATTGTGGATGATATGGTGAGAAAATACGCGCGGTAG
- a CDS encoding UDP-2,3-diacylglucosamine hydrolase, which translates to MAKREVDIVIISDVHLGTYGCHAKELLKYLKSIKPKMLILNGDIIDIWQFSKSYWPETHMKVVRRILKFVTEGIPVYYLTGNHDEMLRKFTDFDLGTFQLLNKIVLNIDGKKAWIFHGDVFDVTMQHSKWLAKMGAIGYDTLILINSMTNWFLTAMGRPKMSFSQKVKAKFKDAVKFINAFEQTAADLAIEKEYSYVICGHIHHAEIRTIQSTEQTGSVLYLNSGDWVESLTSLEYHDKQWTVFKYLPENFHTDNDEDDISDAEDLDAKLDVNKLLERFKQEAG; encoded by the coding sequence ATGGCTAAAAGAGAAGTTGATATCGTTATCATATCTGATGTGCATTTAGGCACATATGGCTGCCACGCCAAAGAATTGCTTAAATATTTAAAAAGTATCAAGCCGAAAATGCTGATCCTGAATGGCGATATCATCGATATCTGGCAGTTCAGCAAATCTTACTGGCCCGAAACACACATGAAAGTGGTGCGCCGCATCCTTAAATTTGTTACCGAAGGTATTCCTGTTTACTACCTCACCGGCAACCACGATGAAATGCTGCGTAAGTTTACCGATTTCGATCTGGGTACCTTCCAACTCCTTAATAAAATAGTCCTCAATATAGATGGCAAAAAAGCCTGGATTTTCCACGGCGACGTGTTTGATGTAACCATGCAGCACTCTAAATGGCTGGCCAAAATGGGTGCGATCGGTTATGATACGCTGATCCTCATCAATAGCATGACTAACTGGTTCCTTACCGCAATGGGCAGGCCCAAGATGAGTTTTTCGCAAAAGGTGAAAGCTAAGTTTAAAGATGCTGTAAAGTTCATCAACGCATTTGAGCAAACCGCTGCCGACCTGGCCATTGAAAAAGAGTATAGCTATGTAATTTGCGGGCATATCCACCACGCCGAGATCCGCACCATTCAGTCTACAGAGCAAACCGGTAGCGTGTTATACCTCAACAGCGGAGACTGGGTGGAAAGCCTAACTTCGCTGGAGTACCATGATAAACAATGGACGGTGTTTAAATATCTCCCCGAAAATTTCCATACCGACAACGACGAAGACGACATCAGCGATGCCGAAGACCTGGATGCCAAGCTGGATGTAAACAAACTGCTGGAACGGTTTAAGCAGGAAGCGGGGTAG
- a CDS encoding haloacid dehalogenase: MSNSEIEPSPTELKYKHIFFDLDHTIWDFDRNAEETLTELYSEYRLADLGLHSADLFIETYTRNNHQLWADYHLGKINKETLRETRFKKTFLDLGVHPDAVPDAFEDDYVKLGPYKTNLFPHAHETLTYLQSKYTLHLISNGFKESTEIKVSGTGIGKYFKNVIISEVVGANKPDPLIFQHAVNLAGTTKRESLMIGDSIEADVRGALGFGMDAIYFNPANIDKPADVPVQINHLKELTLML; this comes from the coding sequence ATGTCAAATTCCGAAATAGAACCTTCGCCAACTGAACTTAAATACAAACACATATTTTTCGATCTCGACCATACTATTTGGGATTTTGACCGCAATGCTGAAGAAACACTTACTGAGCTTTACAGCGAATATAGACTGGCCGATCTTGGTTTGCACTCGGCCGATTTGTTCATTGAAACCTATACCCGTAACAACCACCAGCTTTGGGCCGATTACCATTTAGGTAAGATCAATAAAGAAACGCTGCGCGAAACGCGGTTCAAAAAAACCTTTTTAGATTTGGGCGTTCACCCCGATGCGGTGCCGGATGCGTTTGAAGACGACTATGTAAAGCTTGGTCCCTATAAAACCAACCTGTTTCCGCACGCACACGAAACATTAACCTACCTGCAAAGCAAGTATACACTGCATTTGATCTCTAACGGATTTAAAGAATCTACCGAGATCAAAGTAAGCGGTACCGGGATAGGCAAATATTTTAAAAACGTGATCATCTCGGAGGTTGTAGGCGCTAACAAGCCCGATCCTTTAATTTTTCAGCACGCGGTTAACCTGGCCGGGACTACCAAACGGGAAAGCCTGATGATTGGCGACAGTATAGAGGCTGACGTACGCGGTGCCCTGGGCTTTGGTATGGATGCCATTTATTTTAATCCAGCCAATATCGATAAACCAGCCGATGTGCCGGTACAGATCAATCATTTAAAAGAGCTAACTTTAATGCTATGA
- a CDS encoding uracil phosphoribosyltransferase: MTFILNKTNSIANLYLAEMRDINIQQDKARFRRNQEKLGAIMAYEISKTLHYQNHDVQTPLGICDISLPVAQPVLATILRAGLPFHQGFMNFFEQSESAFITACRKTKKSGSFTIQVDHISNTDLDGKVLIMIDTMLATGQSVVNVCKELLAQYKIAELHIAAVIASTEGVTHVRANLPNANVWVCAIDEEMTSKSYIVPGLGDAGDLAFGKKV; the protein is encoded by the coding sequence ATGACTTTCATCCTCAATAAAACCAACTCGATCGCTAACCTTTACCTTGCCGAAATGCGCGATATAAACATTCAGCAGGATAAGGCGCGTTTTCGCCGGAACCAGGAAAAGCTGGGGGCCATAATGGCGTACGAGATCAGCAAAACACTGCATTACCAAAATCATGATGTGCAGACGCCGTTGGGTATTTGCGATATCAGCCTGCCCGTGGCCCAGCCGGTTTTAGCTACCATCCTGCGGGCGGGGCTGCCCTTTCACCAGGGTTTTATGAACTTTTTTGAACAATCGGAATCGGCCTTTATAACGGCCTGCCGTAAAACCAAAAAGAGCGGCAGTTTTACTATCCAGGTAGATCACATTTCCAATACCGACCTCGATGGAAAAGTATTGATCATGATAGATACTATGCTGGCCACCGGGCAAAGCGTGGTAAATGTATGCAAGGAATTATTGGCGCAATATAAAATTGCAGAATTGCACATTGCAGCAGTAATTGCCAGTACCGAAGGTGTTACGCATGTGCGGGCCAACCTGCCTAATGCCAATGTTTGGGTTTGTGCCATAGACGAGGAAATGACCAGCAAAAGCTATATTGTACCGGGGCTGGGCGATGCCGGCGATCTGGCATTTGGAAAGAAGGTGTAG
- a CDS encoding excinuclease ABC subunit B (The UvrABC repair system catalyzes the recognition and processing of DNA lesions. The beta-hairpin of the Uvr-B subunit is inserted between the strands, where it probes for the presence of a lesion) produces MDFKITSQYVPSGDQPTAIKQLVDGVNNADPFQTLLGVTGSGKTFTIANVIEQTQKPTLILSHNKTLAAQLYGEFKQFFPDNAVNYFVSYYDYYQPEAFIPSSNTYIEKDLQINEEIEKLRLRTTSALMSGRRDVIVVSSISCIYGMGNPEDFANSVFKFAVGTRISRNAFLHRLVEILYARTTADFKRGTFRVKGDTVDIFPAYMDYAYRISFFGDDIEELSTFDITTGKTIEKMTHMVVYPANLYVAPRERFQQSVWAIQEELETRKKQFIDDGRFIEAKRLEERVNYDLEMIRELGYCSGIENYSRFFDGRQPGMRPFCLLDYFPDDYLMVIDESHVTVPQIRAMYGGDRSRKISLVDYGFRLPAAMDNRPLNFQEFERLAPQTIYVSATPADFELEKSGGVVVEQVIRPTGLLDPVIEIRPVINQVDDLLDEVDKTIKMGDRILVTTLTKRMAEELAKYMDRLGIKCRYIHSEVKTLERVEILRGLRLGEFDVLIGINLLREGLDLPEVSLVAILDADKEGFLRSERSLIQTIGRAARNDRGRVIMYADKITDSMAITMSETNRRRDLQIKYNTEHGIVPKTVGKSKEEIMEQTSVVDFKGGVQKAYVENDVMTLAADPIVQYMTKPDLKKSIESTRKDMVAAAKNMDFLLAAKLRDEMFALEKMMEEKFS; encoded by the coding sequence ATGGATTTTAAAATAACTTCCCAATACGTTCCTTCCGGCGATCAGCCAACGGCGATCAAGCAATTGGTGGATGGTGTAAACAATGCCGATCCGTTTCAGACCCTTTTGGGGGTCACCGGCTCGGGCAAAACTTTTACCATTGCCAACGTTATCGAGCAAACGCAAAAACCCACACTGATCTTAAGCCATAACAAAACGCTCGCGGCGCAGCTGTACGGCGAGTTTAAGCAGTTCTTCCCGGATAACGCGGTAAACTATTTTGTATCCTACTACGATTACTACCAGCCGGAGGCTTTTATCCCCTCCTCTAATACCTATATCGAAAAAGACCTCCAGATAAACGAGGAGATTGAAAAGCTGCGTTTGCGCACCACATCGGCCCTCATGAGCGGCCGCAGGGATGTGATTGTGGTATCCTCTATATCCTGCATTTATGGTATGGGTAATCCGGAAGATTTTGCCAACTCGGTTTTTAAGTTTGCCGTGGGCACGCGCATCAGCCGCAACGCTTTTCTGCACCGCCTGGTAGAGATTCTGTACGCCCGCACCACTGCCGATTTTAAGCGTGGTACCTTTAGGGTAAAGGGCGATACAGTGGATATTTTTCCAGCCTATATGGATTATGCCTACCGCATTTCCTTTTTCGGCGATGACATTGAGGAACTCAGCACCTTTGATATCACCACCGGTAAAACCATTGAGAAGATGACCCATATGGTGGTTTACCCGGCGAACCTTTATGTTGCTCCGCGCGAGCGTTTTCAGCAATCGGTTTGGGCCATACAGGAAGAACTGGAAACCCGTAAAAAGCAGTTTATTGATGACGGCCGCTTTATAGAAGCCAAGCGACTGGAAGAACGGGTTAATTACGATCTGGAAATGATTCGCGAGTTGGGCTATTGCAGCGGCATCGAGAACTATTCGCGCTTTTTTGATGGCCGGCAACCGGGCATGCGCCCCTTTTGCCTGCTGGATTATTTCCCGGACGATTACCTGATGGTGATTGATGAGAGCCACGTAACGGTACCGCAGATTCGTGCCATGTATGGCGGCGACAGGTCGCGGAAGATCTCACTGGTGGATTATGGCTTCCGCTTGCCTGCAGCGATGGACAACCGCCCGCTTAATTTCCAGGAGTTTGAGCGTTTGGCACCGCAAACCATTTATGTAAGCGCTACCCCTGCCGATTTCGAACTGGAAAAATCCGGAGGAGTGGTGGTGGAGCAGGTGATCAGGCCAACAGGGTTGCTGGATCCGGTTATCGAGATTCGCCCGGTGATAAACCAGGTGGATGACCTGCTGGATGAGGTAGATAAAACCATTAAAATGGGCGACCGCATCCTGGTAACCACACTTACGAAGCGCATGGCCGAAGAACTGGCCAAATACATGGACCGCCTCGGTATCAAATGCCGCTATATCCACTCGGAAGTGAAAACGCTGGAAAGGGTGGAGATTTTACGCGGATTAAGGCTCGGTGAATTTGATGTGCTGATAGGTATTAACTTGCTGCGGGAAGGACTGGATCTTCCGGAAGTTTCTTTGGTAGCTATATTAGATGCGGATAAAGAGGGGTTCCTGCGTTCCGAGCGATCGTTGATCCAAACGATAGGCAGAGCTGCGCGGAACGACCGTGGACGGGTAATTATGTATGCCGACAAGATCACCGATTCCATGGCCATAACCATGTCTGAAACCAACCGCCGCCGCGACTTGCAAATTAAATATAATACCGAACACGGCATTGTGCCGAAAACGGTAGGTAAATCTAAGGAGGAGATCATGGAGCAAACGTCCGTGGTTGACTTTAAGGGCGGTGTACAAAAGGCTTATGTGGAAAACGACGTAATGACCCTGGCTGCCGACCCGATTGTACAATACATGACCAAGCCCGATCTGAAAAAATCCATCGAAAGTACACGCAAGGATATGGTTGCCGCCGCCAAGAATATGGATTTCCTGCTGGCTGCCAAGTTGCGCGATGAAATGTTTGCGCTGGAAAAGATGATGGAGGAGAAATTTAGTTAG
- a CDS encoding 3-hexulose-6-phosphate synthase, whose amino-acid sequence MAKLQVAIDLLTTEEALALAAKVAPYVDIIELGTPLIKNMGSAVITAMKKAHPDKLVFADLKTADAGELEADIAFKAGADLVTVMGAAGNATIIGAVKAAKAHGKGVVVDTIGYPDRVKRAQEVTELGVEFVELHAGLDEQWTAGYSIQVLIDEAARAGVPVSIAGGVNLSNVASVIKAGAQVAVAGAAIYGAEDPAAAAKALREAIDAV is encoded by the coding sequence ATGGCAAAATTACAAGTAGCAATAGACTTATTAACAACAGAGGAAGCATTAGCGCTTGCCGCAAAAGTTGCACCTTACGTGGACATTATCGAACTGGGTACCCCGCTGATCAAGAACATGGGATCCGCCGTTATTACAGCTATGAAGAAAGCGCATCCTGATAAACTGGTGTTTGCTGATCTGAAAACGGCTGATGCCGGAGAGTTGGAAGCAGATATCGCTTTTAAAGCAGGGGCAGACCTGGTTACCGTAATGGGAGCCGCAGGTAACGCCACCATTATTGGTGCCGTTAAAGCAGCGAAAGCACATGGTAAGGGGGTAGTGGTAGATACCATAGGTTACCCGGATCGTGTTAAACGTGCGCAGGAAGTAACTGAATTAGGTGTTGAATTTGTGGAACTGCACGCCGGACTGGACGAGCAATGGACTGCAGGTTATTCTATCCAGGTGCTGATTGATGAGGCAGCGAGAGCAGGTGTACCTGTTTCAATAGCGGGCGGTGTAAACCTGAGCAACGTTGCTTCAGTTATTAAAGCGGGCGCTCAGGTAGCGGTTGCAGGTGCGGCCATTTATGGAGCTGAAGACCCGGCGGCAGCTGCAAAGGCACTGCGCGAAGCGATAGATGCTGTATAG
- a CDS encoding 6-phospho 3-hexuloisomerase yields the protein MELTKQYNQETAAAIKADMIQVLYENTDLAEKIDYRNFGELISSINEASAIFLIASGRSGFSMRSIAMRLMHLGLKVYFIGDTTTPAIKAGDLLWAASGSGTTSTIVKAAEKAKKVGARVAAMTTNSSSLLAGIADINILIPAAEKEDHNGGISKQYAGSLFEQAVLLVGDAVFMQLWKIDGTPAEELWKRHANME from the coding sequence ATGGAGTTAACAAAGCAATACAATCAAGAAACCGCCGCTGCCATTAAAGCAGACATGATACAGGTGTTGTATGAGAATACCGACTTAGCAGAGAAAATCGACTACCGCAATTTCGGAGAACTGATTAGTAGTATAAACGAGGCATCTGCTATTTTCCTGATCGCTTCCGGCCGTTCGGGCTTTTCTATGCGCTCCATAGCTATGCGTTTGATGCACCTGGGATTAAAAGTTTATTTTATAGGTGATACTACAACGCCCGCTATTAAAGCGGGAGATTTGTTATGGGCCGCGTCAGGCTCGGGAACTACCAGTACTATTGTTAAAGCAGCCGAAAAGGCTAAAAAGGTTGGCGCACGTGTAGCTGCGATGACTACCAATTCATCCTCTTTACTGGCCGGGATTGCAGATATTAACATTCTGATACCTGCTGCTGAGAAAGAAGATCATAACGGGGGTATATCAAAGCAATATGCCGGGAGCCTATTTGAGCAAGCCGTCCTTTTGGTAGGCGATGCGGTATTTATGCAGTTATGGAAAATTGACGGCACACCTGCTGAAGAGCTCTGGAAACGTCACGCAAACATGGAATAA